A region from the Mycolicibacterium phlei genome encodes:
- a CDS encoding TetR/AcrR family transcriptional regulator has translation MSKTLKPERVRKGLQTRERLLGAAIAEFKRTGMAAADVGAIVAAAGVAHATFYFHFPTKEHVLLELERREQERMAAELIRFFRTDHDVRATLSKTVDVLKGLEHRLGARLFKDFLALHFSTTRPPSEEWTSHPVIVAVVEELRRAQARGQIPPGVDVMLNGVSFLVGLYALLITMPESWEIRRPVIDVYLTTYLHGLRALDRE, from the coding sequence GTGTCAAAGACACTCAAGCCCGAGCGCGTGCGCAAGGGCCTGCAGACCCGCGAGCGGCTGCTCGGCGCGGCGATCGCCGAGTTCAAACGCACCGGCATGGCCGCCGCCGACGTCGGCGCGATCGTCGCGGCCGCCGGCGTCGCCCACGCGACCTTCTACTTCCACTTCCCCACCAAGGAGCACGTCCTGCTCGAGCTCGAGCGCCGGGAGCAGGAGCGGATGGCCGCCGAACTCATCCGGTTCTTCCGGACCGATCACGACGTGCGCGCCACCCTGTCGAAAACGGTCGACGTGCTCAAGGGCCTCGAGCACCGGCTAGGCGCACGGCTGTTCAAAGACTTTCTGGCACTGCACTTCTCGACCACACGTCCACCGTCGGAGGAGTGGACGTCGCACCCGGTGATCGTGGCCGTGGTCGAGGAGTTGCGGCGCGCGCAGGCCCGCGGACAGATCCCGCCGGGCGTCGACGTGATGCTCAACGGGGTGTCGTTCCTGGTCGGGCTCTACGCGCTGCTCATCACCATGCCCGAGTCGTGGGAGATCCGGCGGCCGGTCATCGACGTCTACCTGACCACCTATCTGCACGGACTGCGCGCCCTCGACCGCGAGTGA
- a CDS encoding cytochrome C oxidase subunit IV family protein has translation MTTHTTTRSARVMTWTWLALTAITVGSWWLAPAHFTDTVQPSTPITALVLALTVIKVRLILRNFMEVRTAPRWLRYGTDAWLAVLFLTVFAIYLV, from the coding sequence ATGACCACGCATACGACCACCCGTTCGGCCCGCGTCATGACGTGGACGTGGCTGGCGCTCACCGCGATCACCGTCGGCTCGTGGTGGCTGGCGCCCGCCCACTTCACCGACACGGTGCAGCCCAGCACGCCGATCACAGCGCTGGTGCTGGCGCTGACCGTGATCAAGGTCCGGCTGATCCTGCGCAACTTCATGGAGGTGCGCACAGCACCCCGGTGGCTGAGATATGGCACCGACGCCTGGCTGGCCGTGCTGTTCCTCACGGTTTTCGCCATCTACCTGGTCTGA
- a CDS encoding WS/DGAT/MGAT family O-acyltransferase: MQPISPTDAIFLLGESREHPMHVGGLQLFEPPEGAGPDFLRELYEGLIAQTDVQPTFRKHPAFFGGVTNLVWSQAKEVELDYHMRRSAVPSPGRVRELLELISRLHGVLLDRHRPLWEAHLIEGLGDGRFALYTKVHHSLIDGVSAMKLLQRVLSTDPADTANRAPWSLPQRRRSDGQSSGPSLLQTVGQLAGSVAGLAPSTLSLARAALLEQELTLPYRAPKTMFNVRIGGARRVAAQSWPLERIRAVKEAAGVTVNDVVLAMCSGALRAYLDEQHALPDTPLVAMVPVSLRSESEADAGGNLVGAILCDLATNTDDPVRRLETIAKSMTANKKVYSGLPRMQQLAVSAFLIGGVAFGLLPGVVRSTPPPFNIVISNVPGGREPLYWKGARLTGSYPFSIPLDGQALNITLANNADNLDFGLVGDRRNVPHLQRLLGHLETSLKDLERAVL; encoded by the coding sequence ATGCAGCCCATTTCCCCGACCGATGCGATCTTCCTCCTCGGCGAGTCGCGGGAGCATCCCATGCACGTCGGGGGTCTGCAGTTGTTCGAGCCGCCCGAGGGCGCCGGGCCGGACTTCCTGCGCGAGCTTTATGAGGGGCTGATCGCCCAGACCGACGTGCAGCCGACATTCCGCAAGCACCCGGCGTTCTTCGGCGGGGTGACCAACCTGGTGTGGTCGCAGGCCAAGGAGGTCGAGCTCGACTACCACATGCGGCGCTCGGCGGTGCCGTCGCCGGGCCGGGTGCGCGAGCTGCTCGAGCTGATCTCCCGGCTGCACGGCGTGCTGCTCGACCGGCACCGGCCGCTGTGGGAGGCGCACCTCATCGAGGGGCTCGGCGACGGCCGGTTCGCCCTGTACACGAAGGTGCACCACTCGCTGATCGACGGGGTGTCGGCGATGAAGCTGCTGCAGCGGGTGCTGTCCACCGATCCCGCCGACACCGCGAACCGGGCGCCGTGGAGCCTGCCGCAGCGCCGCCGCTCCGACGGGCAGTCCTCGGGCCCGTCGCTGCTGCAGACGGTGGGCCAGCTGGCGGGATCGGTCGCGGGCCTGGCGCCGAGCACGCTGTCGCTGGCCCGCGCGGCGCTGCTGGAGCAGGAGCTGACGCTGCCGTACCGGGCGCCGAAGACGATGTTCAACGTGCGGATCGGCGGTGCCCGCCGGGTCGCGGCGCAGTCGTGGCCGCTGGAGCGGATCAGGGCGGTCAAGGAGGCCGCCGGGGTCACGGTCAACGACGTGGTGCTGGCGATGTGCTCCGGTGCGCTGCGCGCCTACCTGGACGAACAGCATGCGCTGCCGGACACGCCGCTGGTGGCGATGGTGCCGGTGAGTTTGCGTTCGGAGAGTGAGGCCGACGCCGGCGGCAACCTCGTCGGCGCGATCCTGTGCGATCTGGCCACCAACACCGACGATCCGGTGCGCCGGCTGGAGACCATCGCCAAGTCGATGACCGCCAACAAGAAGGTGTACTCCGGACTGCCGCGGATGCAGCAGCTCGCGGTGTCGGCGTTCCTGATCGGCGGGGTGGCCTTCGGACTGCTGCCCGGGGTGGTGCGCAGCACGCCGCCGCCGTTCAACATCGTGATCTCCAACGTGCCCGGCGGGCGGGAGCCGCTGTACTGGAAGGGCGCCCGGCTCACCGGCAGCTACCCGTTCTCGATCCCCCTCGACGGGCAGGCGCTCAACATCACGCTGGCCAACAACGCGGACAACCTCGACTTCGGGCTCGTCGGCGACCGCCGCAACGTCCCGCATCTGCAGCGGTTGCTCGGCCATCTGGAGACGTCGCTGAAGGACCTCGAGCGCGCCGTTCTCTAG
- a CDS encoding methylenetetrahydrofolate reductase encodes MTFGPCGGVRPDGQCEMRPGACSFDDVVPWTGTPVAAPPVAPPLVVTDFSCAPFDPDDVAATARILAPSCDAVLVGEHQNRPDFPPTLMGRLLLDAGATPWITLSCRDRNRVVLEQELRGLHSTGVRTAMCVTGDGRGYDVRPDVTQTFDLDGPRLVALAASLGMTAAVPETPTAPPVRARPLRLVEKQRAGAGVAVLNHVRTPEMVAEFMAAARAAGLTIPVIAAVAVFTDSVSAAVLQGLPGLELDQAVVEQVLTDRDPVAAGIEAAVREARALLAIEGIAGVNLSGSASASGTRVGAEIKAEVGRRIYPEAA; translated from the coding sequence ATGACGTTCGGGCCGTGCGGCGGGGTGCGGCCCGACGGACAGTGCGAGATGCGGCCCGGCGCGTGCTCCTTCGACGACGTGGTGCCCTGGACCGGTACGCCCGTGGCCGCGCCGCCGGTGGCACCGCCGCTGGTGGTCACCGATTTCAGCTGCGCACCGTTCGACCCCGATGACGTCGCGGCGACGGCACGCATCCTGGCGCCGTCGTGTGACGCGGTGCTGGTCGGCGAGCACCAGAACCGACCCGACTTCCCGCCGACGCTGATGGGGCGGCTGCTGCTCGATGCCGGTGCCACACCGTGGATCACGCTGTCCTGCCGGGACCGCAACCGCGTCGTGTTGGAGCAGGAGCTGCGCGGCCTGCACAGCACCGGTGTGCGCACCGCGATGTGTGTGACCGGCGACGGCCGCGGTTACGACGTACGTCCCGACGTCACGCAGACCTTCGACCTGGACGGTCCACGGCTGGTGGCGTTGGCGGCGTCGCTCGGGATGACCGCGGCGGTGCCGGAGACGCCGACCGCACCGCCGGTGCGCGCCCGGCCCCTGCGGTTGGTGGAGAAGCAGCGGGCGGGCGCCGGTGTCGCGGTGCTCAACCACGTCCGCACGCCGGAGATGGTCGCCGAGTTCATGGCGGCGGCGCGGGCGGCGGGGCTGACGATTCCGGTGATCGCGGCGGTCGCGGTGTTCACCGACAGCGTCTCGGCCGCGGTGCTGCAGGGTCTGCCGGGTCTCGAACTCGACCAGGCGGTCGTCGAACAGGTTCTGACAGACCGTGATCCGGTCGCGGCGGGGATTGAGGCGGCGGTCCGCGAGGCCCGCGCGCTGCTGGCGATCGAGGGGATCGCGGGGGTCAACCTGTCCGGGTCGGCGTCGGCGTCCGGCACGCGGGTCGGCGCGGAGATCAAGGCCGAGGTCGGCCGCAGAATCTATCCGGAGGCCGCATGA
- a CDS encoding class I SAM-dependent methyltransferase, whose translation MDRADDNRIDASALTGVSETALLTLNGRAAQARGPHPVIEDPMAIKLVDSIDFDFDKFGRRGQEMAVRALAFDRASIGYLTDHPRATVVALAEGLQTTFWRLDAQLPDAQFRWLTIDFEPIIELRRKLLPSSPRITMLAQSALDYSWMDRVDTEHGVLITAEGLLMYLQPEEAMDLIANCAKRFPGSQMIFDLPPVLVKRFAPKGMRSTRRYRVPPMPFSLSASELADLPRTVPGIKAVHDLPMPKGRGFFFEKVFPAVWAFKPIRDYRGAYTLLEFG comes from the coding sequence GTGGACCGAGCCGACGACAACCGCATCGACGCCAGCGCCCTGACCGGGGTGTCCGAGACCGCCCTGCTGACTCTGAACGGTCGCGCCGCGCAGGCCCGCGGCCCGCACCCGGTCATCGAGGATCCGATGGCGATCAAGCTGGTGGACTCCATCGACTTCGACTTCGACAAGTTCGGCCGCCGGGGCCAGGAGATGGCGGTGCGCGCGCTGGCGTTCGACCGCGCCAGCATCGGCTATCTCACCGACCATCCGCGCGCCACCGTCGTCGCCCTCGCCGAGGGGCTGCAGACCACGTTCTGGCGGCTCGACGCCCAGCTCCCCGACGCGCAGTTCCGCTGGCTCACCATCGACTTCGAGCCGATCATCGAGCTGCGCCGCAAGCTGCTGCCGTCCTCGCCGCGGATCACGATGCTGGCGCAGTCCGCGCTGGACTACTCGTGGATGGACCGGGTCGACACCGAGCACGGCGTGCTGATCACCGCCGAGGGCCTGCTGATGTATCTGCAACCCGAGGAGGCGATGGACCTGATCGCCAACTGCGCGAAACGGTTTCCGGGCAGCCAGATGATCTTCGACCTGCCGCCGGTGCTGGTGAAGCGGTTCGCGCCGAAGGGCATGCGTTCCACCCGCCGCTACCGGGTGCCGCCGATGCCGTTCAGCCTGTCGGCCTCCGAGCTCGCCGACCTGCCCCGCACGGTTCCCGGGATCAAGGCGGTGCACGACCTGCCGATGCCGAAGGGCCGCGGGTTCTTCTTCGAGAAGGTGTTCCCGGCGGTATGGGCGTTCAAGCCGATCCGCGACTACCGCGGCGCCTACACGCTGCTGGAATTCGGCTGA
- a CDS encoding VOC family protein, which yields MSDKEVKMVILSTDNLDESIKFYTETLGFSLKFRDGTHFAALDGGPVTLALATEVDHPIPGQVVVGVKTADVDAAAKAIEESGGGIVKGPYDDAHERRAVVYDNKGNGIVFYKPLQR from the coding sequence GTGAGTGACAAAGAAGTCAAGATGGTCATTCTGTCGACGGACAACCTCGACGAGTCGATCAAGTTCTACACCGAGACGCTCGGGTTCTCGCTGAAGTTCCGCGACGGCACCCACTTCGCGGCGCTCGACGGCGGCCCGGTGACGCTGGCGCTGGCCACCGAGGTGGACCACCCGATTCCGGGCCAGGTCGTGGTCGGGGTCAAGACCGCCGACGTCGACGCCGCGGCCAAGGCCATCGAGGAGAGCGGCGGCGGCATCGTCAAGGGCCCGTACGACGATGCGCACGAGCGCCGCGCCGTGGTCTACGACAACAAGGGCAACGGCATCGTCTTCTACAAGCCGCTGCAGCGCTGA
- a CDS encoding cytochrome c oxidase subunit 3 family protein, whose translation MTQLDSLHKTRKTALPGDLDMWVMVLGDLIIFGGYFVVYMIYRAMNPAEFLAAQQHLSINLGVLNTVILLTSSWFVARSVLTARSGDHTGAIRLIYAGGVCGALFMLVKGYEWYAKISAGHTNSEMFYSFYYVLTGVHLVHVLIGLIVLGVLIRELRNPGRRRTRIVESGAVYWHMVDLLWVVIFGLLYVMR comes from the coding sequence ATGACACAGTTGGACTCACTGCACAAGACCCGCAAGACCGCCCTGCCCGGCGACCTCGACATGTGGGTGATGGTCCTCGGCGACCTGATCATCTTCGGCGGCTACTTCGTCGTCTACATGATCTACCGGGCCATGAACCCGGCGGAGTTCCTGGCCGCCCAACAGCACCTGTCGATCAACCTCGGCGTGCTCAACACCGTGATCCTGCTGACCAGTTCGTGGTTCGTCGCGCGCAGCGTCCTGACCGCGCGATCCGGCGACCACACCGGTGCGATCCGGCTGATCTACGCCGGCGGGGTCTGCGGCGCGCTGTTCATGCTCGTCAAGGGGTACGAGTGGTACGCGAAGATCTCTGCGGGCCACACGAACTCGGAGATGTTCTACTCGTTCTACTACGTGCTGACCGGGGTGCACCTGGTGCACGTGCTGATCGGGCTGATCGTGCTCGGCGTGCTGATCCGGGAGCTGCGCAACCCGGGACGCCGGCGCACCAGAATCGTCGAGTCCGGTGCGGTGTACTGGCACATGGTGGACCTGCTGTGGGTCGTCATCTTCGGCCTGCTCTACGTGATGAGGTGA